The sequence GGGGAATCGCATATGGCGATTTTGGGCTTGAAGTTGGTTTGAGAAGGGATTCTTTGGGAAGGCAGTCCAGCGAGGAGTGACTGCCATTACCAGCCTTGAGAGCTATTTCGGTACGGTGCCTGATCCGCGCGCGGCCAACGCCACACATCGGCTTGGCGACCTGATCGTGATGATGATCGCTGCGAGCCTGTGTGGCGCGACCAGCGCAACGGAGTTTTCGTTGTTCGCGCAAGAGCGCAAACAGGCGCTGTCGCGCTTGATCGACTATGAGGAGGCGCCTAGCCACGACACCTTCTCGCGGCTGTTGCGCCTGCTCGATCCGGAGGCCTTGGGACGGGCGTTCGCCGCCTTTGCCGCAGGCTTTGCCCAGGCACGTCAGGGTGTGGTCGCACTTGATGGCAAGGCGCTGCGGCGGGCCTATGAGAAAGGCCTTGCGGCCAGCCCGCCCCTGACGGTGTCGGCCTTTGCCAGCCAGACGCGGCTGTGTTTGGCGGCGGTCTCGCCCGGCGACGAAGACAATGAGGTCGAGGCTGCCCTCAAGGTCGTCGAACTCATTGATCTTACTGGCCGATTGGTCACGGCCGATGCCCTCCACTGCCACACGCGCATGGCCAAGGCCATCATTCAGCGCGGCGGCGACTATCTGCTCGCACTCAAGGGAAACCGCCGGCATTGGTTGGCTCGGGCCAATCAACAACTGGCCCAGACCACTCCCGCCGTCACTGAGCGGCCCGAGACCAGCCATGGCCGCAACGAATGGCGGCAGGCAGAGGTCGTGGTGGCGGCTGAACCAATGATGCCGGGGCACAAGGCCTTCATCCGCATCACCAGCCGGCGCGATCAGGCCGAGCCGCTGACGCGCCTGTTCATGGCCTCAACGCTGCTGTCGCCACAGCAGGCGATCGACCTCACCAGAGCCCATTGGCAGATCGAGAACGCACTGCACTGGATGCTCGACGTTCATCTGCACGAGGACCTCAGTCGTGCCCGCAAGGACAACGCTCCCGCCAACACCGCCCTCATCAACCGCATCGCCAGAAATATCCTTCAGGCCGCCGACATCGACAAAGTCCCCATTAGCCACCGCATCAAGAAATGCGCTTGGAATGACGACTATCTCATCCAGGCAATCGCTCATATGCGATAGCCCTGCCCGCACGGGGGAGATGCCTGGCAAGGCAGTGTTAGGAACTCGAGGTCTCGGTGACGTTACCCCAGCGGCGGCAAGGCCGGTCGAGCGCTATCCGCGTTCGGGGAACATCGCCTTCAGGCCCTCGCGCGAGGCCTTGGCGACGCCGCGTTCGGTGATCAGTCCGGTCACCAGCCGCGCCGGGGTCACATCGAAGGCCGGGTTCGCCGCCGGCGTCGCTTCGGGCGAGATGCGAACCTGGGCGATTTCGCCGTCGGCGGTTTTGCCCCACACCAGCGAGACCTCGTCG is a genomic window of Mesorhizobium huakuii containing:
- a CDS encoding ISAs1 family transposase, whose product is MTAITSLESYFGTVPDPRAANATHRLGDLIVMMIAASLCGATSATEFSLFAQERKQALSRLIDYEEAPSHDTFSRLLRLLDPEALGRAFAAFAAGFAQARQGVVALDGKALRRAYEKGLAASPPLTVSAFASQTRLCLAAVSPGDEDNEVEAALKVVELIDLTGRLVTADALHCHTRMAKAIIQRGGDYLLALKGNRRHWLARANQQLAQTTPAVTERPETSHGRNEWRQAEVVVAAEPMMPGHKAFIRITSRRDQAEPLTRLFMASTLLSPQQAIDLTRAHWQIENALHWMLDVHLHEDLSRARKDNAPANTALINRIARNILQAADIDKVPISHRIKKCAWNDDYLIQAIAHMR